One Megalops cyprinoides isolate fMegCyp1 chromosome 4, fMegCyp1.pri, whole genome shotgun sequence genomic window carries:
- the lrrtm4l2 gene encoding leucine-rich repeat transmembrane neuronal protein 4, with product MGPLVWEGRLACLLLQVSVLLLLCKGERMCPLSCRCEGKIVYCESGAFQDIPENISAGCQGLSLRYNSLLTLLPYQFAHLNQLIWLYLDHNSISGIDSQAFQGVRRLKELILSSNKIMQLHNSTFHGVPNLRNLDLSYNQLQVLQPGQFHGLRKLQNLHLRSNSLKSIPIRAFLECRSLEFLDLGYNRLRTLTRTTFLGLLKLTELHLEHNQFSRINFFLFPRLTNLRSLYLQWNRIRVVNQGLPWTWYTLQKLDLSGNEIQALDPAVFQCLPNLQILNLESNKLSNVSREAVAGWTSLTTISLAGNVWDCSPSICPLVAWLRDFRGTKDTTMICSSPKSLQGEKVTEAVKNYTICDEDPTPAPTPAPTPRLTPTSTAATTRPPPPPTTTTTQAPSTSPKRRLLPQPFAPKLADMDSREPQPSTPPFSDNSPSTPEPEFEHMSFHKIIAGSVALFLSVSLILLVIYVSWKRYPNTMRQLQQHSVGRKRRKKAQESEHNLNSQLQEYYMSYNPTNSETMDVLVNGTGPCTCTISGSRECENEYVCPRPLPGAWLGDIPTIH from the coding sequence gGCCCCTAGTTTGGGAGGGACGATTGGCATGTCTCCTTCTCCAGgtctctgttctgctgctccTTTGCAAAGGGGAGAGGATGTGTCCCTTGAGCTGCCGCTGCGAGGGGAAGATTGTTTACTGTGAGTCTGGTGCCTTCCAAGACATCCCAGAAAACATCTCCGCGGGGTGCCAGGGCCTCTCCTTGCGCTACAACAGCCTGCTGACTCTGCTGCCTTACCAGTTTGCCCACCTCAACCAGCTCATCTGGCTCTACCTGGATCACAACTCCATCAGCGGCATAGACAGCCAGGCCTTCCAGGGTGTGCGGAGGCTCAAGGAGCTGATCCTCAGCTCCAACAAGATCATGCAGCTCCACAACAGCACCTTCCACGGCGTGCCCAACCTACGCAACCTGGACCTGTCCTACAACCAGCTCCAGGTGCTGCAGCCGGGGCAGTTCCACGGGCTGCGCAAGCTCCAGAATCTGCACCTGCGGTCCAACAGCCTGAAGAGCATCCCCATCCGCGCCTTCCTGGAATGCCGGAGCCTGGAGTTCCTGGACCTGGGCTACAACCGCCTACGCACCCTCACCCGCACCACCTTCCTGGGCTTGCTCAAGCTGACGGAGCTGCACCTGGAGCACAACCAGTTCTCCAGGATCAACTTCTTTCTCTTCCCACGCCTCACCAACCTGCGGTCACTCTACCTGCAGTGGAACCGCATCCGAGTCGTCAATCAGGGCCTGCCCTGGACCTGGTACACTTTGCAGAAGTTGGACCTCTCAGGCAACGAGATCCAAGCCCTGGATCCAGCTGTTTTCCAGTGCCTGCCCAATCTACAGATACTCAACCTGGAGTCCAACAAGCTCAGCAACGTGTCCCGGGAGGCCGTGGCAGGCTGGACCTCCCTGACCACCATCAGCCTGGCAGGCAACGTGTGGGACTGCAGCCCCAGCatctgccccctggtggcctgGCTGAGGGACTTCAGAGGCACAAAAGACACCACTATGATATGCAGCAGCCCAAAGTCACTTCAGGGAGAGAAAGTAACGGAGGCTGTGAAGAATTACACAATCTGTGATGAGGATCCAACTCCAGCACCAACCCCCGCACCGACCCCGAGGCTAACTCCCACGTCGACAGCAGCCACCACTcggcctccacctcctcctactaccactactacccAAGCTCCTTCAACTTCACCTAAACGCAGGCTACTCCCAcagcccttcgctcccaaacTGGCAGATATGGACTCCAGGGAACCTCAGCCCAGCACTCCTCCCTTCTCTGACAACTCGCCTTCCACTCCGGAGCCAGAGTTTGAGCACATGTCCTTCCACAAGATCATTGCGGGCAGCGTGGcgctcttcctgtctgtgtccctgATCCTGCTGGTGATCTACGTCTCGTGGAAGCGCTACCCCAACACCAtgaggcagctgcagcagcactcAGTGGGGCGCAAACGCAGGAAAAAGGCCCAGGAGTCAGAGCACAACCTTAACTCCCAGCTGCAGGAGTATTACATGAGTTACAACCCCACAAACTCTGAGACCATGGACGTGCTGGTCAATGGGACAGGACCCTGCACCTGCACCATCTCAGGCTCCAGAGAATGTGAG